The following proteins are encoded in a genomic region of Candidatus Diapherotrites archaeon:
- a CDS encoding 50S ribosomal protein L40e, whose product MAKFPEAMNRMFLNMYICMKCNARNRGSTNKKPTLCRKCGSTSLRLKKKGKVTKA is encoded by the coding sequence ATGGCCAAATTCCCTGAAGCGATGAATCGAATGTTTCTCAACATGTACATCTGCATGAAATGCAACGCCCGAAACCGGGGGAGCACCAATAAGAAGCCTACCCTCTGCCGCAAATGCGGGAGCACCTCCCTGCGTCTCAAGAAAAAGGGAAAAGTAACGAAGGCCTAA
- a CDS encoding alpha-ketoacid dehydrogenase subunit beta, which yields MKVNMIQALNQAMDLELQSNPDLVVYGEDVGKDGGVFRVTDGLQAKHGSHRVFDTPLAEAGIIGLGIGMAAYGLHPVAEVQFSGFMYPGLNQLISHASRIRNRSRGRFSCPLVVRTPCSGGVKAPEHHSESSEAYYIHTPGLKVVMPSTPTDAKGLLTSSMREKDPVIFLEPLRLYRAFKEEVPEEQYATPLGEAFIRQPGEDITLITWGTMTLACKEALETISQNEKWSIELIDLRTLSPIDWDIIHKSVRKTGRCVIAQEAPQTLGLASEVMARILENDLLSLEAPVRRVTGFDTIMPLLKNEEHFIPHADRIYAAIQDVMRF from the coding sequence ATGAAGGTCAACATGATCCAAGCCCTCAATCAGGCGATGGACCTCGAGCTCCAATCTAATCCTGATTTAGTGGTGTATGGGGAGGACGTGGGAAAGGATGGGGGCGTTTTTAGGGTAACCGATGGGTTGCAGGCCAAGCATGGTTCCCACCGCGTATTTGATACCCCCCTCGCGGAAGCGGGAATCATTGGGTTAGGCATTGGGATGGCTGCGTATGGTTTGCACCCCGTGGCGGAGGTGCAGTTCTCTGGTTTCATGTATCCGGGTTTGAATCAGCTCATTTCCCACGCATCTCGCATCCGCAACCGTTCCCGGGGACGATTTTCCTGCCCATTAGTGGTGCGCACCCCCTGTTCGGGTGGGGTGAAAGCGCCCGAGCACCATTCTGAGAGTTCGGAAGCCTACTACATCCATACTCCTGGGTTGAAAGTGGTGATGCCCTCCACTCCCACGGATGCTAAAGGTTTGTTGACCTCATCCATGCGGGAGAAGGATCCCGTGATATTTCTAGAGCCCCTGCGTCTCTACCGAGCTTTCAAGGAAGAGGTGCCCGAGGAACAGTATGCCACTCCCCTCGGGGAAGCATTCATCCGTCAACCTGGGGAAGATATTACCCTCATCACCTGGGGCACCATGACCCTAGCGTGTAAGGAAGCATTGGAAACCATTTCCCAGAATGAGAAATGGTCCATTGAACTCATTGATCTCCGCACCCTTTCTCCCATTGACTGGGATATCATCCATAAAAGTGTACGGAAAACCGGTCGCTGTGTCATCGCCCAGGAAGCCCCCCAGACATTGGGGTTGGCCTCCGAGGTCATGGCCCGCATTCTTGAGAATGATCTCCTGTCATTAGAAGCTCCCGTGCGCCGCGTCACCGGATTTGACACCATCATGCCCCTGCTCAAGAATGAAGAGCACTTCATCCCCCACGCCGACCGCATCTATGCCGCTATCCAGGATGTCATGCGGTTTTGA
- the pdhA gene encoding pyruvate dehydrogenase (acetyl-transferring) E1 component subunit alpha, translating into MPLTQIAQFGVNRLSILDENGKADEKLLPPLTPPQLIALYIHMLQLRIFDDKALKLQRQGRIGTYASSLGQEACTVGSAFALKNQDWTFPAFREHGVFFTRGVEMVKTLQYWGGDERGSDPGEGQNCFPVSIPVGSQPLHAVGCALGMKYKKRDAVAVGYMGDGGTSEGEFHEAMNAAGVFNAPVILICQNNQYAISVARKNQTAAQTLAQKAIAYGIEGLQVDGNDVLACYLATSIAREKAISGKGPTFLEFETYRIGDHTTADDSTRYRTKEEIAAWRAKDPIARFETFLLAKGILSPSLIDQIKQEAVAKVEKAVQAYETMPPQKIEDLFDHMYAITPKDLAEQKRAYVGFRQTHGKENQPDTIGPGFP; encoded by the coding sequence ATGCCCCTGACCCAAATCGCCCAATTCGGGGTGAACAGATTGTCCATCCTGGATGAGAATGGGAAGGCTGACGAGAAATTGTTGCCTCCCTTGACCCCGCCCCAGCTGATAGCCTTGTATATTCACATGCTCCAGCTCCGCATTTTTGATGACAAGGCCCTCAAGCTCCAGCGCCAGGGACGTATTGGGACGTACGCCTCAAGCTTAGGTCAAGAGGCCTGTACCGTGGGAAGTGCCTTCGCCCTAAAAAACCAGGATTGGACATTCCCCGCATTTAGAGAACATGGGGTATTTTTCACCCGGGGCGTGGAAATGGTGAAGACATTACAGTATTGGGGAGGCGACGAACGGGGTTCGGACCCGGGAGAGGGGCAGAACTGTTTTCCCGTTTCCATTCCGGTGGGGTCCCAGCCCTTGCACGCGGTGGGGTGCGCGCTAGGGATGAAATACAAAAAAAGGGATGCGGTCGCCGTGGGTTATATGGGGGATGGGGGCACGAGCGAGGGAGAATTTCATGAGGCCATGAACGCGGCAGGGGTGTTCAATGCTCCTGTCATTCTCATATGTCAGAACAATCAATATGCCATCTCCGTGGCGCGAAAAAACCAGACGGCCGCGCAGACCCTCGCGCAGAAAGCGATTGCGTATGGCATCGAAGGATTGCAAGTGGATGGGAATGATGTGTTGGCCTGCTATTTGGCCACCTCGATCGCGCGCGAAAAAGCCATTTCGGGAAAAGGACCTACTTTCCTTGAATTTGAAACTTACCGTATAGGTGACCATACCACCGCGGATGATTCCACGCGGTATCGAACAAAAGAAGAAATAGCGGCTTGGCGGGCCAAGGATCCTATTGCTCGTTTTGAAACATTTCTTCTCGCCAAAGGCATTCTTTCCCCATCCCTCATCGACCAGATCAAGCAGGAAGCCGTTGCGAAAGTGGAAAAGGCGGTGCAAGCGTATGAAACCATGCCCCCACAAAAAATAGAGGATCTTTTCGACCACATGTATGCTATTACTCCTAAGGATTTGGCGGAACAGAAACGCGCCTATGTGGGTTTCCGACAAACTCATGGAAAGGAAAATCAACCCGACACGATAGGACCGGGATTCCCATGA
- a CDS encoding class I SAM-dependent methyltransferase, with protein MRNRKPTSKVKKKKSAYYSGMGWYRGDYYRKGQPFQTLLADPLTWSPLATKSMVKQVMDYFQIHLPNPKNATALEIGPGTIPIASLFPFKRIVYLDQSLAILKKLPKRVLPHFERKKHVSFTELDQGRSRRVVGDVRHLPIQGHFDFVIMNEVLTHVQPARRLKTIQDLASKTHSFLIIDRLQKPLGIIRNFFTTSDQLTHAQRRQARKIQATFVRFKPIMDYLTKNGWIIHTQKVKRGTTTYIIISATRQK; from the coding sequence ATGCGAAATCGAAAACCAACCTCCAAAGTAAAAAAGAAAAAATCCGCGTACTATTCCGGAATGGGTTGGTATCGGGGAGATTATTACCGAAAGGGACAACCTTTCCAAACCTTATTGGCTGACCCATTGACCTGGTCACCATTGGCAACCAAAAGCATGGTCAAACAGGTTATGGATTATTTTCAAATTCACCTTCCCAACCCTAAAAATGCTACCGCATTGGAAATAGGCCCAGGAACCATTCCTATTGCTTCCCTTTTTCCTTTCAAACGAATCGTGTATTTGGATCAAAGCCTGGCCATATTGAAAAAGTTGCCCAAGCGGGTATTACCTCATTTCGAAAGGAAAAAACACGTTTCATTTACCGAATTGGATCAGGGTAGATCACGCCGCGTGGTGGGGGATGTCCGACACCTGCCCATCCAGGGGCATTTCGATTTCGTTATCATGAATGAAGTATTGACCCACGTTCAACCCGCACGAAGACTCAAAACCATCCAAGATCTGGCATCCAAAACCCATTCCTTCCTCATTATTGATCGCTTGCAAAAACCATTGGGTATCATCCGAAATTTTTTCACCACTTCGGATCAATTAACCCACGCCCAACGCCGGCAAGCAAGAAAAATCCAAGCGACTTTTGTTCGGTTCAAACCCATTATGGATTATTTGACCAAAAACGGATGGATTATTCACACGCAAAAAGTGAAACGAGGAACCACCACCTATATTATCATTTCCGCCACGCGCCAAAAATAA
- a CDS encoding dihydrolipoamide acetyltransferase family protein: MPYDFKFPDVGEGTTEGTLIKWLVKEGETIKVDQAIAEIETDKAVVEIPAPKAGVILKLYGKPGELIKVGSVLATIGEAGEQAGSPSPAATPATPAPASTAPSSPVSPAPATGKKTSVPLPPKTPPPLPEKSQTPPLSSPANAPVLATPATRQLARSLNVDIQKVKGTGPQGRITDTDVQDAASLQSATGTAAIPVSRRPQPGEDTPAQGLSQVHPKNTIETQQGTHAISPLAHPDATIPAWKTEGEEERVPIKGLRKVISDRMVKSMFTAVQVTHMDECDVTALVALRNKEKKILEKKGIKLTFLPFIAKAVAAALQNHPILNASIDDARQEVVYKKYYHIGIAVDTEEGLIVPVIRDVDKKSIAQLAKEMQDMAARTRERKTAPEDLKGSTFTLTNIGTLGGTYSTPVINWPEAAILGIGKIQEKPVMKDGKIVPRHLVSLSLTFDHRLVDGAQAVRFTNEIIQHLEDPGLFLVDVV, from the coding sequence ATGCCGTACGATTTCAAGTTTCCGGATGTGGGGGAGGGTACAACCGAAGGAACCCTCATCAAGTGGCTGGTGAAGGAGGGCGAAACCATTAAGGTCGACCAGGCCATTGCGGAGATAGAAACCGACAAGGCCGTGGTGGAAATACCCGCGCCCAAAGCAGGAGTTATTCTCAAGCTGTACGGGAAACCCGGCGAGCTCATCAAAGTGGGGAGCGTGTTGGCAACCATCGGCGAGGCCGGGGAGCAAGCAGGTTCTCCCTCCCCTGCTGCTACCCCCGCAACCCCTGCCCCCGCGTCTACCGCTCCCTCTTCTCCTGTTTCCCCCGCACCCGCCACCGGAAAAAAAACATCCGTTCCGCTTCCTCCCAAAACGCCGCCTCCTCTTCCTGAAAAATCCCAAACCCCTCCCCTTTCCTCGCCCGCGAATGCCCCGGTGCTTGCCACCCCCGCCACGCGCCAACTCGCACGTTCGTTGAATGTGGATATCCAAAAAGTAAAAGGCACCGGCCCCCAAGGACGAATAACGGACACCGATGTCCAGGATGCCGCCTCCTTACAAAGTGCAACCGGAACGGCTGCCATTCCCGTGTCCCGGCGACCCCAACCCGGGGAGGATACTCCTGCTCAGGGTTTATCCCAGGTGCATCCGAAAAATACGATCGAAACTCAACAGGGTACGCATGCAATATCCCCCCTCGCCCACCCGGATGCTACTATTCCGGCGTGGAAAACAGAAGGGGAGGAAGAGCGGGTGCCCATCAAAGGATTGCGAAAAGTCATTTCCGATCGGATGGTGAAGAGCATGTTCACCGCGGTCCAAGTAACCCATATGGATGAATGTGATGTCACCGCGCTCGTGGCCTTGCGCAATAAGGAGAAAAAAATACTTGAAAAGAAAGGAATTAAACTCACCTTTCTCCCCTTCATCGCCAAGGCCGTGGCGGCCGCGCTCCAAAACCATCCCATTTTGAATGCGAGCATTGATGATGCGCGGCAGGAAGTGGTGTACAAGAAATATTACCATATCGGCATCGCCGTGGACACGGAGGAAGGTCTCATTGTCCCCGTGATCCGGGACGTGGACAAAAAGTCCATTGCCCAATTGGCGAAGGAAATGCAGGACATGGCCGCCCGCACCCGGGAACGCAAAACCGCCCCCGAAGATTTGAAAGGAAGCACCTTCACGCTAACCAATATCGGCACGCTCGGGGGCACCTATTCCACTCCCGTCATCAATTGGCCGGAGGCCGCCATCCTGGGAATAGGGAAGATCCAGGAGAAACCCGTTATGAAAGATGGAAAAATAGTCCCCCGTCATCTGGTGTCCCTCTCCCTCACCTTCGACCACCGCCTCGTGGACGGGGCGCAGGCCGTACGCTTCACCAATGAAATCATCCAGCATCTGGAAGACCCGGGGTTGTTCTTGGTGGATGTGGTGTGA
- the lpdA gene encoding dihydrolipoyl dehydrogenase gives MVVGEMSEHVEVAVIGSGPGGYVAAIRAGQLGKNVALIEMEPQGVGGLCLHHGCIPSKSLIHTANVFWDCTHSKELGIDVSLATLDMAKAQTFKRKVIANLTKGIETLCAKAGVEIVEGKASFLDSHSLHIEQAHDTVSLTADRIIIATGAKENALPSLPFDGETILSSRELLDLEKIPSSLAIVGSGYIAMEMAHTFQKLGSKVTLIHRSPTILNNIHPRVGNIIQKRLETFGVTFWKNTEVHSHERESGGVVLGLETKEGVKENVPFEKILVAIGRSPSVESLGLEHTQVKMDEKGFVGVDERCYTSDPSILAIGDITGNPQLAHRAMYMGKVAAEVCAGLPSAFDAQVCPAVIYSDPEIAWVGLQENEAIQQGRAFISGMFPYAFSGRSLGANRPEGFVQVLGDPSSHVLLGGIIVGAHASDMIAEIGLALEMGARLEDLAGTIHPHPTYNEAILEAVEDALGKCVHLPLQKKGKS, from the coding sequence ATGGTCGTTGGGGAAATGTCCGAGCACGTGGAGGTGGCGGTCATTGGTTCAGGCCCCGGAGGGTATGTGGCGGCCATCCGGGCAGGGCAGTTGGGAAAGAACGTGGCGCTCATCGAGATGGAACCCCAGGGAGTGGGGGGGTTGTGTCTTCATCATGGGTGCATTCCTTCAAAGTCCCTCATCCACACCGCGAATGTATTCTGGGACTGCACGCATTCCAAAGAATTGGGCATCGATGTTTCCCTGGCAACCTTGGACATGGCGAAAGCCCAAACATTCAAGAGAAAAGTAATTGCCAATCTGACGAAGGGAATAGAAACACTCTGCGCCAAAGCGGGAGTGGAAATCGTGGAAGGAAAAGCGTCTTTTCTGGATTCGCATTCCCTTCATATTGAGCAGGCCCACGACACGGTATCCTTAACCGCCGACCGCATTATCATCGCCACGGGAGCTAAAGAGAATGCCCTTCCCTCTCTCCCATTCGATGGGGAAACTATTCTCTCCTCGCGCGAGTTGCTCGATTTGGAAAAAATCCCTTCCTCATTGGCTATCGTGGGATCAGGCTATATTGCCATGGAGATGGCGCACACGTTCCAGAAATTAGGAAGCAAAGTAACCTTAATCCATCGCTCGCCCACCATTCTCAATAATATTCATCCTCGCGTGGGGAATATTATCCAGAAGCGTTTGGAAACATTTGGAGTTACTTTCTGGAAGAACACTGAGGTGCATTCTCATGAACGTGAATCGGGGGGTGTAGTGTTAGGTTTGGAGACCAAGGAAGGGGTAAAAGAAAATGTGCCATTCGAAAAAATTCTGGTGGCCATTGGTCGCTCTCCAAGTGTAGAAAGTTTAGGATTGGAACACACCCAAGTGAAAATGGATGAAAAAGGTTTCGTGGGCGTGGATGAAAGATGTTACACCTCCGACCCCTCCATCTTGGCCATTGGCGACATTACGGGAAACCCCCAGCTCGCCCACCGCGCTATGTACATGGGAAAGGTCGCCGCAGAAGTGTGTGCGGGATTGCCCTCCGCATTCGACGCGCAGGTATGCCCGGCCGTCATCTATTCAGATCCCGAGATTGCGTGGGTGGGGTTGCAGGAGAACGAGGCGATTCAGCAGGGCCGCGCATTCATTTCAGGAATGTTTCCATATGCCTTTTCAGGCCGCTCCCTGGGGGCCAACCGCCCCGAGGGCTTTGTGCAAGTGTTAGGAGACCCTTCCTCCCATGTACTATTAGGTGGAATCATCGTGGGGGCGCATGCCAGCGACATGATTGCTGAAATAGGTTTGGCTCTGGAGATGGGCGCGCGCCTCGAAGACCTGGCGGGCACCATCCACCCGCACCCTACTTATAATGAGGCCATTCTGGAGGCGGTCGAGGATGCCTTAGGGAAATGCGTCCACCTACCCCTCCAGAAGAAGGGAAAATCCTGA
- a CDS encoding UbiA family prenyltransferase produces the protein MDVSAYVEIIRPINAVMAIIGTFLGHAIATHSFSLPFPLFLAMLAVLCIISAGQSINDFFDLDVDTKTGKKKPLVQGKIKRGHVFWFAIALFLIGVFIASMINFLAFAIAAFFAAMLFLYSAVMGKIKFFGNIIVALGVGFTFLFGASVATITPLVLMMALVAFLSNWAREIVKDVEDAEADKGLKLTLPHILSPTQTNIIIFGLLTLAILAAYLPILTGLGNLYYGILATITNLIFILAARQLVYRDPAKASALLKRGMLIGLIAPLTLV, from the coding sequence ATGGATGTTTCCGCGTACGTGGAAATCATTCGCCCGATTAATGCGGTCATGGCCATCATTGGAACCTTTTTGGGGCATGCCATTGCCACGCATTCATTTTCTTTACCCTTTCCCCTTTTCCTGGCCATGCTCGCCGTGTTGTGCATCATTTCCGCGGGACAAAGCATCAATGATTTTTTCGATTTGGATGTTGACACCAAAACGGGAAAGAAAAAGCCCCTCGTGCAAGGCAAAATAAAACGCGGGCATGTTTTCTGGTTCGCCATCGCGTTGTTTCTCATAGGAGTATTTATCGCCAGCATGATCAACTTTCTCGCCTTCGCCATCGCCGCGTTCTTCGCGGCCATGCTCTTTTTGTACTCGGCAGTCATGGGTAAAATAAAATTCTTCGGAAACATCATCGTGGCATTGGGAGTGGGATTTACTTTTCTCTTTGGAGCGAGTGTGGCGACGATCACTCCGCTCGTACTCATGATGGCCCTCGTGGCTTTCTTATCCAATTGGGCCAGGGAGATAGTGAAGGATGTCGAGGATGCGGAAGCGGATAAGGGACTCAAACTCACCCTCCCCCATATCCTATCCCCAACCCAAACAAACATCATCATATTTGGCCTGCTCACTTTGGCTATCCTCGCGGCCTATCTCCCTATTCTAACAGGTTTGGGAAACCTCTATTATGGGATTCTCGCTACGATTACAAATCTCATTTTTATTCTCGCGGCCCGACAATTGGTATACCGTGATCCCGCCAAGGCCTCCGCGTTACTCAAGCGCGGGATGCTCATCGGCTTGATTGCCCCTTTGACCCTCGTATAA
- a CDS encoding lipoate--protein ligase family protein, giving the protein MTQDDGWKKLEWRFIPMETHTAAQNMALDEACAHALAEGKVNPTIRFYRWQPSAVSIGYFQSLRQEVDVEACTEQGIDMVRRRTGGGAVYHDYDGEITYSVIAPEKAFSPNIIDSYRQVGEWIIHGLEQLGVEATFVPINDLVVKGKKISGNAQTRRNSIFQMHGTILVDVDVDKMFSLLKVPDEKVRDKIISTVKERVTSLRASGVNSYDSAYEALKDSFLAGKKWTEGEWSDEEKEKTAILAETKYGHPSWNEMR; this is encoded by the coding sequence ATGACCCAAGATGACGGGTGGAAAAAATTGGAATGGCGATTCATTCCCATGGAAACCCACACGGCCGCGCAGAACATGGCCCTGGATGAGGCGTGCGCCCATGCGCTGGCGGAAGGAAAGGTAAATCCCACCATACGTTTTTACCGGTGGCAACCCAGCGCGGTGAGCATTGGGTATTTCCAATCGCTCCGACAGGAAGTGGATGTGGAGGCATGCACTGAGCAAGGCATAGACATGGTGAGGCGTCGCACGGGAGGGGGGGCGGTTTACCATGATTACGATGGGGAAATAACCTATTCCGTTATTGCCCCCGAAAAAGCCTTTTCACCTAACATCATTGATTCCTATCGCCAGGTGGGAGAATGGATCATCCATGGATTGGAACAATTGGGAGTGGAAGCCACTTTTGTACCCATCAATGATTTGGTGGTGAAGGGGAAAAAAATTTCGGGCAACGCCCAGACGCGGCGCAATAGCATTTTTCAGATGCATGGCACCATCCTCGTGGACGTAGATGTGGACAAGATGTTTTCCCTGTTGAAGGTGCCCGATGAAAAGGTGCGGGACAAGATCATCTCCACCGTGAAGGAACGCGTGACTTCCCTCCGGGCGAGCGGAGTCAACTCTTACGACAGCGCGTACGAGGCATTGAAGGATAGTTTCCTCGCTGGAAAGAAATGGACGGAAGGGGAATGGTCGGACGAGGAGAAAGAGAAGACCGCGATCCTCGCGGAAACCAAATATGGCCATCCCTCCTGGAATGAGATGCGGTAA
- a CDS encoding DUF1648 domain-containing protein translates to MLAHSAVRFSLYAGAALVLAAFLVSLYFYPSVPDTMVTHWNAAGQPDGSMPKDVGLFLLPFIMGIFTAGYYWLVTRKSTSKVGTLPLYPPELHGFILVFLVFLILVQLGTIAWNLGHVFSVSQWVFVGIGMLFLILGKMLERVTPNWLFGIRTPWTLANTKVWRDVHARGGKLFMLLGFLALITSFFPDNPFQTFFLPLLAIVLYLIAYSYLRYQTETTG, encoded by the coding sequence ATGCTTGCCCATTCCGCCGTGCGCTTTTCCTTGTATGCGGGGGCTGCGCTCGTTCTCGCGGCTTTTCTGGTGAGCCTTTATTTTTATCCCAGTGTTCCCGACACCATGGTGACGCATTGGAATGCCGCGGGGCAACCGGACGGGAGCATGCCCAAGGATGTGGGTCTTTTCCTTCTTCCCTTCATCATGGGTATTTTCACCGCCGGATATTATTGGTTGGTCACCCGTAAATCAACGTCCAAAGTGGGGACACTCCCCCTGTATCCTCCGGAGTTGCATGGGTTCATCCTCGTTTTTCTCGTTTTCCTCATTTTGGTTCAATTGGGAACCATCGCCTGGAACCTGGGACACGTCTTCTCGGTCTCCCAATGGGTATTCGTTGGAATTGGAATGCTGTTCCTCATCCTGGGTAAAATGCTGGAGCGAGTTACTCCCAATTGGTTGTTCGGGATCCGCACGCCCTGGACTTTGGCAAACACCAAGGTGTGGCGGGACGTGCATGCCCGCGGGGGAAAATTGTTTATGCTCTTGGGGTTCCTCGCCTTGATCACGTCCTTTTTCCCCGACAATCCATTCCAGACCTTCTTCCTTCCTCTCCTGGCCATCGTCCTCTACCTAATCGCCTATTCCTATTTACGCTACCAGACCGAAACGACCGGATAA
- a CDS encoding protein-L-isoaspartate(D-aspartate) O-methyltransferase, with protein MNNPYSEARATLVKKLEGEGVLLTPSILQAFRQVPRELFISPPHRRQAYEDMALPLAPRQTISQPYTIAVMLEFLSPQPGESILEIGSGSGYVLALLSQIVGLQGKVFGVELNPETVEGSEGVLKALKINNVEVKAGDGKEGWPEKAPFDRILVSAACTHLYPAWETQLVPRGTIVAPIGGAAAQHLVKARKTNGTIQEEVCPKGLFVFVPLRS; from the coding sequence ATGAATAACCCCTACTCGGAGGCCCGCGCCACTCTTGTAAAAAAGCTCGAGGGAGAGGGAGTATTACTCACTCCCTCCATCCTCCAGGCCTTTCGTCAGGTGCCCCGGGAGCTTTTTATTTCCCCCCCACACCGCCGCCAGGCCTATGAGGACATGGCCCTCCCCCTGGCTCCTCGGCAGACCATCTCCCAACCGTATACGATTGCCGTGATGCTTGAATTCCTCTCCCCCCAACCCGGGGAATCGATATTAGAGATAGGGAGCGGCTCCGGGTACGTGCTCGCCCTCCTGTCCCAGATTGTGGGTTTACAGGGAAAGGTATTTGGGGTGGAATTGAACCCTGAAACCGTGGAAGGGAGTGAGGGGGTTCTAAAAGCACTCAAAATAAATAATGTAGAAGTCAAGGCCGGGGATGGCAAAGAGGGATGGCCTGAAAAGGCCCCTTTCGACCGTATCCTGGTGTCCGCGGCCTGCACGCACCTCTATCCCGCCTGGGAAACGCAATTGGTCCCTCGCGGAACCATCGTCGCCCCCATTGGGGGGGCGGCGGCCCAACACCTTGTGAAGGCGCGAAAGACGAATGGAACGATTCAAGAGGAAGTATGTCCTAAGGGTCTATTTGTCTTTGTCCCCCTGCGCTCCTGA